The Paeniglutamicibacter sulfureus genome includes a region encoding these proteins:
- a CDS encoding macrolide 2'-phosphotransferase: MKRSPMELAAIATAAVPGLAPTGVASLPDDGNDFDSVLIVDAAKNRWRVRSPRHEEASMRLETELAALRAFSAGIRASLPFQLPSVAGTVRQGPLRTFVYNHVPGKQYSLEDLVSQGSRCARDLGSVMAAIHSMPSSAIARADLPSYTAEQVRQRRLNELDAAATTGMIPSRLLRRWEHALEDVALWRFNATVIHGDLHEDQLLVQDAKVVAVTGWTDLQVGDPADDFAWLAAVHEQSFAEAAFESYVAVRGDRADPHIMRRAALAAEFALAQWLVKAIAGGDAERIAEAKIMLEELDSDIAEYGGQPISVVEPPRAARAVATDEQPEPVSVAEKLPVAKKVTVSGIAPVDDAGPDADNSSSPAEPETSALRIVPSPVSAVPTPPAVPPVPAAAPPKPASSPKTGSESRGDSEPGSTDKQSKASSSPDTAPGQDTDAKETKDEKDTADTNESATSAEAPVNTSKANVTEDGTLTSGEQTPNGREKDSAGSDTTAIPVQPAHPK, from the coding sequence GTGAAACGCTCTCCCATGGAACTCGCTGCCATCGCCACCGCCGCGGTCCCCGGCTTGGCGCCCACGGGCGTGGCATCGCTGCCGGACGACGGCAACGATTTCGACTCGGTGCTCATTGTCGATGCCGCCAAGAACCGGTGGCGCGTGCGCTCCCCGCGCCACGAGGAAGCCAGCATGCGCCTCGAAACGGAATTGGCCGCCCTGCGCGCCTTTTCCGCCGGCATTCGCGCCTCGCTGCCCTTCCAGCTGCCCTCCGTCGCCGGAACCGTGCGACAGGGCCCGCTGCGGACCTTCGTGTACAACCACGTTCCCGGCAAGCAGTACTCCCTCGAGGACCTGGTGTCCCAGGGCTCACGCTGCGCCCGCGACCTGGGGTCGGTCATGGCAGCCATCCACTCGATGCCCTCTTCCGCAATTGCCCGGGCGGACTTGCCCTCTTACACGGCTGAGCAGGTTCGCCAGCGCCGCCTGAACGAGCTCGACGCCGCGGCGACCACCGGCATGATCCCCTCGCGGCTCTTGCGCCGTTGGGAACACGCGCTGGAAGACGTGGCCCTGTGGCGCTTCAACGCAACCGTCATCCACGGGGACCTGCACGAGGACCAGTTGCTGGTCCAGGACGCCAAGGTCGTTGCCGTCACCGGGTGGACCGACCTGCAGGTCGGGGATCCGGCCGACGACTTCGCCTGGCTCGCGGCCGTGCACGAGCAGTCCTTCGCCGAGGCAGCCTTCGAAAGCTACGTTGCAGTGCGCGGGGACCGCGCCGATCCACACATCATGCGTCGTGCCGCACTGGCAGCCGAGTTTGCGCTGGCCCAGTGGCTGGTCAAGGCAATTGCCGGCGGCGACGCCGAGCGCATAGCCGAGGCAAAAATCATGCTCGAGGAACTCGATTCGGATATTGCCGAGTATGGCGGGCAGCCGATCTCCGTGGTCGAGCCCCCGCGTGCAGCGCGCGCCGTAGCGACCGACGAACAGCCCGAACCCGTCAGCGTCGCCGAAAAGTTGCCCGTCGCCAAGAAAGTCACCGTATCCGGCATCGCGCCAGTGGACGATGCCGGGCCCGATGCGGATAACTCATCGAGTCCTGCCGAGCCGGAAACGTCGGCCCTTAGGATCGTGCCCTCCCCCGTGAGCGCCGTACCGACGCCACCTGCCGTACCGCCGGTCCCGGCCGCTGCCCCGCCAAAACCTGCCAGCTCCCCTAAGACCGGCTCGGAGTCGAGGGGCGACTCCGAGCCGGGATCGACGGACAAGCAATCCAAGGCCTCGTCCTCCCCGGACACAGCGCCGGGCCAGGACACCGACGCCAAGGAAACAAAGGACGAGAAGGATACGGCGGATACCAACGAATCCGCCACTTCGGCTGAAGCCCCCGTGAACACGTCGAAGGCGAACGTCACCGAAGATGGCACCTTGACGTCCGGAGAGCAGACCCCGAACGGTAGGGAAAAGGATTCCGCAGGGAGCGACACCACCGCGATCCCCGTCCAGCCTGCCCACCCTAAATAG
- a CDS encoding ATP-dependent DNA helicase UvrD2 — MTETTDMGALEERILAGLDEEQRQVATTLRGPLCVLAGAGTGKTRAITHRIAYGVHTGVYKPSSLLAVTFTARAAAEMRSRLRELGAGAVQTRTFHAAALRQLQYFWPQSIGGQLPSIVDYKAPLITEAARRLRTTADRATVRDLASEIEWAKVSMLTPESYVAAAADRGQPGGLDPITVSRIFQAYEDVKTDRQFIDFEDVLLLTVAILEDDERVAASVRGQYRHFVVDEYQDVSPLQQRLLDLWLGGRDELCVVGDASQTIYSFTGATPRHLLDFTATYEQAPVVKLVRDYRSTPQVVHLANRVLAARRPEPGVPDRDINWPTPLELIAQRENGPEPTFFEAKDDEAEASEIAQRVKKLIAEGTPASEIAILFRTNGQSAAYEQALASAGVGYLLRGGERFFARREVRDAMLQLRSAARHATTEVDGATVPQLTRDILVSLGYSATAPAASGAVREKWESLSALVALADEMAEARAGSEVPFTLHTFVAELEERAASQHAPTVQGVTLASLHAAKGLEWDAVFLVGLSEGLMPISFADDQAGYDEERRLLYVGITRARVHLGLSWSLARTPGGRANRRPSRFLDGLRPAGTSRVASAPKAARRRSPAGPPKCRVCGTLLTSATERKLGRCGNCPAGYDEAVFDSLRAWRLQVAQANSLPAFVIFTDATLMAIAESKPDGLAGLGQVSGVGKGKLERYGEAVLAILAGETVD; from the coding sequence ATGACGGAGACGACCGACATGGGGGCCCTGGAAGAACGCATCCTCGCCGGGCTGGACGAGGAACAGCGACAGGTTGCCACCACCCTGCGCGGGCCGTTGTGCGTGCTGGCCGGCGCCGGAACCGGCAAGACCCGCGCCATCACCCACCGCATCGCCTATGGCGTGCACACCGGGGTGTACAAGCCCTCCTCCTTGCTCGCGGTGACCTTTACCGCCCGCGCCGCCGCCGAAATGCGCTCGCGCCTGCGGGAGCTGGGGGCCGGGGCCGTGCAGACCCGCACCTTCCACGCCGCTGCCCTGCGCCAGCTGCAATACTTCTGGCCGCAGTCCATTGGCGGGCAGCTGCCGTCCATCGTCGACTACAAGGCGCCGTTGATCACCGAGGCCGCCCGCCGGCTGCGCACCACCGCGGACCGTGCGACGGTTCGGGACCTGGCCAGCGAGATCGAGTGGGCCAAGGTCTCGATGCTCACCCCCGAGTCCTACGTGGCAGCCGCCGCGGACCGCGGGCAGCCCGGCGGGCTGGATCCGATCACCGTTTCGCGGATCTTCCAGGCCTATGAGGACGTCAAGACCGATAGGCAGTTCATCGACTTCGAGGACGTCCTGCTGTTGACCGTGGCGATCCTGGAGGACGACGAACGGGTCGCCGCCTCGGTACGCGGACAATACCGGCACTTCGTGGTCGACGAGTACCAGGACGTTTCCCCGCTGCAGCAACGGCTGCTGGACTTGTGGCTCGGCGGGCGCGACGAACTCTGCGTGGTGGGGGATGCGTCCCAGACCATCTACTCCTTCACCGGCGCCACCCCGCGCCACCTGCTGGATTTCACCGCCACCTATGAGCAGGCCCCGGTGGTGAAGCTGGTGCGCGACTACCGCTCCACCCCGCAGGTGGTGCACCTTGCCAACCGCGTGCTTGCCGCCCGCCGCCCCGAACCCGGGGTCCCGGACCGTGACATCAACTGGCCCACCCCGCTGGAACTCATCGCCCAGCGCGAGAACGGGCCCGAGCCCACCTTCTTCGAGGCCAAGGACGATGAGGCCGAGGCCTCGGAGATCGCCCAGCGCGTCAAGAAACTTATTGCCGAGGGCACCCCCGCGTCCGAAATCGCGATTCTCTTCCGCACCAACGGGCAGTCCGCCGCCTACGAGCAGGCGCTGGCCTCGGCCGGTGTGGGCTACCTGTTGCGCGGCGGGGAACGCTTCTTCGCCAGGCGCGAGGTGCGCGACGCGATGCTGCAATTGCGCTCCGCCGCCCGCCACGCCACCACCGAGGTCGACGGGGCAACCGTCCCGCAGCTGACCCGCGACATCCTGGTTTCGCTGGGCTACAGCGCCACGGCACCTGCCGCCTCCGGCGCAGTGCGCGAAAAGTGGGAGTCGCTTTCCGCCCTGGTGGCGCTCGCCGACGAGATGGCGGAGGCCCGAGCAGGTTCCGAGGTCCCGTTCACGCTGCACACCTTCGTGGCCGAGCTGGAGGAACGCGCAGCCAGCCAGCACGCCCCCACGGTGCAGGGGGTCACGCTGGCCTCGCTGCACGCGGCCAAGGGCCTGGAATGGGACGCGGTGTTCCTGGTCGGGCTCTCCGAGGGCCTGATGCCGATTTCCTTCGCCGACGACCAGGCCGGATACGACGAGGAACGGCGCCTGCTCTACGTGGGCATCACCCGCGCCCGCGTTCACCTTGGCCTGTCCTGGTCGCTGGCGCGCACCCCCGGAGGGCGGGCCAACCGCCGGCCCTCGCGCTTCCTGGACGGGTTGCGCCCGGCGGGAACCTCCCGCGTCGCCTCCGCGCCCAAGGCCGCCCGGCGCCGGAGCCCGGCGGGACCGCCGAAGTGCAGGGTCTGCGGGACACTGCTGACCAGCGCCACCGAACGCAAGCTGGGCCGCTGCGGCAATTGCCCGGCGGGGTACGACGAAGCGGTGTTCGATTCGCTGCGTGCCTGGCGGCTGCAGGTGGCCCAGGCCAACTCGCTTCCGGCCTTCGTGATCTTCACCGATGCCACGCTGATGGCCATTGCCGAGTCCAAACCCGACGGTCTTGCCGGCCTGGGCCAGGTGTCCGGCGTCGGCAAGGGCAAGCTGGAGCGCTACGGCGAGGCCGTGCTGGCCATCCTGGCCGGCGAGACAGTGGACTAG
- a CDS encoding M48 metallopeptidase family protein translates to MRTQPSTIEYVDEKGTPIRVVRSAKRKKTISGAWKQDTMVVSVPAGLTEHAERLLVADMVKKVMRKVARGSATDPDAQLAARAREMDAQLFGGRADPSSVSWVSNQNRRWGSASLNSRRIRLSDRLRAMPQWVQDYVLAHELAHLVEPRDGHGPRFKAALSRYPRVHDANIFLSGVSHGYHAAAKPGAHAPGDLPLGGEDDIDDFDDLDGGFGEFGQAAG, encoded by the coding sequence ATGCGAACCCAACCATCGACCATCGAGTACGTGGACGAGAAGGGCACCCCCATCCGCGTGGTGCGCTCGGCCAAGCGCAAGAAGACCATCTCCGGGGCGTGGAAGCAGGACACCATGGTGGTCTCGGTGCCAGCTGGCCTGACCGAGCACGCCGAACGGCTTTTGGTGGCCGACATGGTGAAGAAGGTCATGCGCAAGGTCGCCCGCGGCTCCGCGACGGATCCGGACGCGCAGCTGGCGGCCCGGGCCCGGGAAATGGATGCCCAGCTCTTTGGCGGGCGTGCCGATCCATCCTCGGTGTCCTGGGTGTCAAACCAGAACCGGCGCTGGGGTTCGGCCAGCTTGAACAGCCGCCGGATCCGGCTCTCGGACCGGCTTCGCGCCATGCCCCAATGGGTACAGGACTACGTGCTGGCCCACGAACTCGCCCACCTGGTGGAACCGCGCGACGGCCACGGCCCGCGGTTCAAGGCGGCGCTTTCACGCTACCCACGGGTGCACGATGCCAACATCTTCCTCTCCGGGGTCAGCCACGGCTACCATGCAGCGGCCAAGCCCGGGGCCCATGCACCCGGTGACCTGCCTTTGGGCGGGGAGGATGACATCGACGACTTCGATGATCTTGACGGCGGGTTCGGGGAGTTCGGCCAAGCCGCCGGGTAG
- the nudC gene encoding NAD(+) diphosphatase → MSDTVQNPVTSFPALGALPLARATTDRGCERRTDEGWLDVLRADPATRHLVLVGGRARVLDGELVLIELAAVPAGGTEIYLGFDGTSEIVLHSFHDAPVTSDGQPSAGSTDPEQWLGLRDVAAGLGARDAGLFVEAVAIANWNHAVNFCPRCGGKLDLRASGWVKHCPAEDLEHFPRTDPAVIVAITDEDDRLLLGANKAWGGTRFSTLAGFVEPGESLESAVIREVAEESGVVVRNPRYMGSQPWPFPRSLMLGFTATAVGTELVPDGEEIIDLRWFTREELAEAVRSGSIGVPTGTSIASALVEHWYGGVLPEPERLAN, encoded by the coding sequence ATGAGCGATACCGTGCAGAACCCTGTGACCAGCTTCCCGGCGCTAGGAGCCCTGCCCTTGGCGCGTGCCACCACCGACCGCGGTTGCGAGCGGCGCACCGACGAGGGCTGGCTCGATGTCCTGCGCGCTGATCCCGCAACCCGCCACCTGGTGCTGGTTGGCGGTCGTGCCAGGGTGCTCGATGGTGAATTGGTGTTGATTGAGCTGGCCGCGGTGCCGGCCGGCGGCACGGAGATCTACCTGGGTTTTGACGGCACTTCCGAAATCGTGCTGCATTCCTTCCACGATGCCCCTGTCACGTCCGACGGCCAGCCGTCGGCCGGTTCCACGGATCCGGAGCAGTGGCTGGGGCTGCGCGACGTCGCCGCCGGACTCGGTGCCCGCGACGCGGGGCTCTTCGTCGAGGCCGTCGCCATCGCCAATTGGAACCACGCGGTGAACTTCTGCCCGCGTTGCGGCGGCAAGCTGGACCTGCGCGCCTCGGGCTGGGTCAAGCACTGCCCGGCCGAGGACCTGGAGCATTTCCCGCGCACCGACCCTGCGGTCATTGTCGCCATCACCGACGAGGATGACAGGTTGCTGCTGGGTGCCAACAAGGCATGGGGCGGGACGCGCTTCTCGACCCTGGCCGGATTCGTGGAGCCGGGCGAGTCCCTGGAATCCGCCGTCATCCGCGAGGTCGCCGAGGAATCGGGGGTCGTGGTGCGCAACCCGCGCTACATGGGCTCGCAGCCCTGGCCGTTCCCGCGCTCGCTGATGCTCGGCTTCACCGCCACCGCCGTTGGCACCGAGCTGGTCCCCGACGGGGAGGAGATCATCGACCTGCGCTGGTTCACCCGCGAGGAACTTGCCGAGGCCGTCCGCTCCGGCTCCATCGGAGTTCCCACCGGAACCTCCATCGCCAGTGCCCTGGTCGAACACTGGTACGGCGGCGTGCTGCCCGAACCCGAACGGCTGGCAAACTAG
- a CDS encoding ATP-dependent helicase: MSRTEAATSPADELAGFDSPATDQRVYSPEELADILGQHQPTPEQSAIISSPLEPLLVIAGAGSGKTATMADRVIWLVANNKVRPEEILGVTFTRKAAGELAQRIRGQLEKLARSGLLELEDEGLLDPSVSTYHSYANTLVKEHGLRIGVESDTALLGTAQAWQVAAAVVEGYTGDYEHLASSKNTLIDAVVTFAGECAEHLVSPVDAKEWIDTLVGRLEALPYRVDKPAAPSQEARKLLDKLRTRSTIAELAVGYAQAKAARGALDYGDLVALAARIAREIPEAAHSERARFKVVLLDEFQDTSHAQMVLFSCIFGDGHALTAVGDPNQSIYGFRGASAGQLFRFPTEFPARTHGSGVDGGEGLRPASVAYLSTAWRNSVNVLQAANAVSAKLNSVAPSGISVPSLKPSAFAGTGKVELARYATGSQEAAALARRFVAERNSFFAENGRSPSMAVLCRTRSQLTPISRGLEDAGIPYEILGLGGLLSMPEVTDIVATLNVLVDPNRSDHLVRLLAGARWRIGPADLMAFADWSRFLARRREFALKDGRPENLDAPESAEEVTRGEARAELNDAASLIEALDHLPHPDWVSGDGRALTPEALARLRTLRDELRYLRGFIDDDLEALLRETERAMGLDIEVAAKPGVGIHEARRHLDAFADIAQDYASTSARVDLAGFLTWLEAAAEKEGGLAIVPGESNPDAVQLLTIHASKGLEWDVVAVTGMNDGVFPSANDSRWTSGDAALPWPLRGDKHDLPQWDTDQECLFDVVKAEGMFKSEVLAHAELEERRLAYVALTRAKSLLICSATAWTGTRTKLTEPSGFLLDMLPLVDPPNPTAASTTWVADEDAPEANPFREAPLEARWPYDPLEGPIVTGGGMQRPRPPGRRAKLEASATAVLQAARHASDGTVARADPSAESKDGEGFPAQQGIWQTPTGESWFKEAELLLARKAQEAAEERTTVIPKHVRASVFVDLATDASAVLAELRRPVPRRPGTAARRGTAFHAWLEEYFDSTGMLELGDYMEAADAYIDDALDLEDMKNAFLDSEWANRQPAFVEAAIETRIGPVSVRGRIDAIFQEPDGAWLLVDWKTGRVPRGEELRIKALQLAVYRLGWARLRGIDVSEVRAAFYYVGSGTTIRPHDLANEAELESLISNSMRALNG; this comes from the coding sequence GTGAGCCGCACCGAAGCAGCAACGTCGCCGGCCGATGAGCTGGCCGGATTCGACTCGCCCGCCACGGATCAACGGGTGTATTCGCCCGAGGAGCTGGCCGATATCCTGGGCCAGCACCAGCCCACCCCCGAGCAGTCTGCGATCATCTCCTCCCCGCTGGAGCCGCTGCTGGTCATCGCCGGCGCCGGGTCGGGCAAGACCGCCACGATGGCCGACCGGGTCATTTGGCTGGTGGCCAACAACAAGGTGCGTCCCGAGGAAATCCTCGGCGTGACCTTCACCCGCAAAGCCGCCGGTGAGCTGGCCCAGCGCATCCGCGGGCAGCTGGAGAAGCTGGCCCGTTCCGGGTTGCTGGAGCTCGAGGACGAGGGCCTGCTGGATCCTTCGGTGTCCACCTACCATTCCTACGCCAACACGCTGGTGAAGGAACACGGTCTGCGCATCGGCGTCGAGTCCGACACCGCGCTTTTGGGCACCGCACAGGCCTGGCAGGTTGCCGCGGCAGTGGTCGAGGGGTACACCGGGGACTACGAGCACCTGGCTTCGTCCAAGAACACGCTCATCGACGCCGTGGTGACCTTCGCCGGGGAATGCGCGGAGCACCTGGTGTCCCCGGTGGACGCCAAGGAATGGATCGATACGCTGGTCGGGCGGCTCGAGGCGCTGCCCTACCGCGTCGACAAGCCCGCAGCACCCTCCCAGGAGGCCCGCAAGCTGCTGGACAAGCTGCGCACCCGTTCCACCATCGCCGAACTGGCAGTTGGATACGCGCAGGCCAAGGCTGCCCGCGGAGCCCTCGACTACGGCGACCTGGTGGCGCTGGCCGCCCGCATCGCCAGGGAAATCCCCGAGGCCGCGCACAGTGAACGAGCGCGCTTCAAGGTGGTGCTGCTCGACGAGTTCCAGGACACCTCGCACGCCCAGATGGTGCTCTTCTCCTGCATCTTCGGCGACGGGCACGCGCTGACCGCGGTGGGGGATCCCAACCAGTCCATCTACGGCTTCCGCGGAGCCTCGGCCGGGCAGCTCTTCCGTTTCCCCACGGAATTCCCCGCCCGTACCCACGGCTCAGGCGTGGACGGGGGCGAGGGACTGCGCCCCGCCTCGGTGGCGTATCTAAGCACCGCCTGGCGCAACTCGGTCAATGTCCTCCAGGCAGCCAACGCTGTTTCCGCGAAGCTGAACTCGGTAGCACCATCCGGGATTTCGGTGCCGTCTCTCAAGCCCAGCGCCTTTGCCGGAACAGGAAAGGTGGAACTGGCCCGCTACGCCACCGGGTCCCAGGAGGCGGCAGCACTGGCCCGGCGCTTCGTCGCCGAGCGCAATTCCTTCTTCGCCGAGAACGGGCGCAGCCCGTCCATGGCGGTGCTCTGCCGCACCCGCTCGCAGCTGACCCCCATTTCCCGCGGTTTGGAGGACGCCGGGATCCCGTACGAGATCCTGGGCCTCGGCGGGCTGCTGAGCATGCCCGAGGTCACCGACATCGTCGCGACGCTCAACGTGCTGGTTGACCCCAACCGTTCGGACCACCTGGTGCGGCTGCTGGCCGGGGCGCGCTGGCGCATCGGTCCTGCCGACCTGATGGCCTTTGCCGACTGGTCGCGCTTCCTGGCCAGGCGCCGCGAGTTTGCGCTGAAGGACGGCAGACCGGAGAACCTTGACGCGCCCGAAAGCGCCGAGGAAGTCACCCGCGGGGAGGCCAGGGCTGAATTGAACGACGCCGCGAGCCTGATCGAAGCCCTGGACCACCTGCCGCACCCGGACTGGGTCTCCGGCGACGGTCGCGCCCTGACTCCCGAGGCCCTGGCCCGGTTGCGCACGCTGCGCGACGAGTTGCGTTACCTGCGCGGCTTTATCGACGACGACCTCGAGGCGCTGCTGCGCGAGACCGAACGGGCCATGGGGCTGGACATCGAGGTGGCGGCGAAGCCCGGGGTCGGCATCCACGAGGCCCGGCGCCACCTTGACGCCTTCGCCGACATTGCCCAGGACTACGCCAGCACCTCTGCACGCGTCGACCTTGCGGGATTCCTGACCTGGCTGGAGGCAGCCGCCGAAAAGGAGGGCGGGCTGGCGATCGTGCCCGGTGAATCGAATCCGGACGCGGTGCAGCTGCTGACCATCCACGCATCCAAGGGCCTGGAATGGGACGTGGTTGCTGTGACGGGGATGAACGATGGCGTGTTCCCCAGTGCCAACGATTCGCGCTGGACCAGCGGGGACGCGGCACTGCCGTGGCCATTGCGCGGGGACAAGCACGACCTGCCGCAGTGGGACACCGACCAGGAGTGCCTCTTCGATGTGGTCAAGGCCGAGGGGATGTTCAAGTCGGAGGTGTTGGCCCACGCCGAACTGGAGGAACGGCGCCTGGCCTACGTTGCGCTGACCCGGGCCAAGTCCTTGCTGATCTGTTCGGCCACCGCGTGGACCGGCACGCGCACCAAGCTCACCGAGCCCTCCGGTTTCCTCCTGGACATGCTGCCGCTCGTCGATCCGCCGAACCCCACGGCCGCATCCACGACGTGGGTGGCGGACGAAGACGCGCCGGAGGCCAATCCGTTCCGCGAGGCGCCGCTGGAGGCCAGATGGCCGTACGATCCGTTGGAAGGACCGATTGTTACAGGCGGCGGGATGCAACGCCCCCGGCCACCGGGACGCCGCGCCAAACTTGAAGCCTCGGCCACGGCAGTACTCCAGGCCGCCCGGCACGCTTCCGACGGCACCGTGGCGCGGGCCGATCCGTCAGCCGAATCCAAGGATGGTGAAGGCTTCCCCGCGCAGCAAGGGATCTGGCAGACCCCCACTGGAGAGAGCTGGTTCAAGGAAGCCGAGCTCTTGCTGGCCCGGAAGGCACAGGAGGCAGCCGAAGAACGGACCACGGTGATCCCGAAGCACGTGCGTGCCTCGGTCTTCGTGGACTTGGCCACCGACGCCTCAGCGGTGCTGGCCGAGCTGCGTCGCCCCGTGCCGCGCCGCCCGGGTACCGCTGCCCGCCGCGGCACTGCGTTCCACGCCTGGCTGGAGGAGTACTTCGACTCCACCGGGATGCTGGAACTGGGTGACTACATGGAAGCCGCCGACGCGTACATCGACGACGCGCTTGACCTGGAGGACATGAAGAACGCCTTCCTGGACTCCGAATGGGCCAACCGACAGCCGGCATTCGTGGAGGCAGCCATCGAGACGCGCATCGGCCCGGTGTCGGTGCGTGGCCGCATTGATGCGATCTTCCAGGAACCCGACGGGGCCTGGCTGCTGGTGGACTGGAAGACCGGGAGGGTGCCGCGCGGCGAGGAGCTGCGGATCAAGGCCCTGCAGCTGGCGGTGTACCGGCTGGGCTGGGCGCGGCTGCGTGGCATTGACGTGTCCGAGGTCCGTGCGGCGTTCTACTACGTGGGTTCCGGCACCACCATCCGGCCGCACGACCTGGCGAATGAAGCCGAACTCGAGAGCCTGATCAGCAATTCAATGAGAGCGCTGAACGGCTGA
- a CDS encoding ThiF family adenylyltransferase: MRINPGLQVLSLVEGVIQIGTGQRARWITGLTPAEKRFVLSLCEHGPRPAGPAPDLPDERRRTEILAMLGPALVQSPTQPPLAEGAEPVGALGTGSGLGARLVPDVLQWGAAYQMDAVPVLRRRAEAKVALYGCGRMGQLLAHVLAGAGVGSLMLCDGSPLDAGDLGAGTTGITGVGAPRARATARALQSTYPHLVVADAAGRSPDAAALDMAVVMAGGMLPPLESLAVDAAMLPVLFTDSGMHLGPMVIDGLTMCAACAWEQCDPTLRMLDARESAARAPALRPEASLAAVAAGLAAMAVLMALDRINIPAAAGSMTVCDLPTGSITSVPARARSRCTCLDPLAA; this comes from the coding sequence ATGAGGATCAACCCGGGCTTGCAGGTACTTAGCCTAGTGGAGGGCGTCATCCAGATTGGCACCGGGCAGCGCGCACGGTGGATAACCGGGCTCACTCCGGCGGAAAAGCGTTTTGTGCTCTCCCTCTGCGAGCACGGCCCGCGCCCTGCAGGCCCCGCGCCCGACCTGCCTGATGAGCGGCGGCGGACAGAGATCCTGGCGATGCTGGGCCCGGCGTTGGTCCAGTCCCCCACACAGCCTCCGCTCGCGGAAGGAGCGGAACCTGTCGGTGCGCTTGGCACGGGATCCGGGCTTGGGGCGCGCCTGGTGCCCGATGTCCTGCAATGGGGAGCCGCATACCAAATGGATGCCGTCCCGGTGCTGCGGCGCCGCGCCGAGGCCAAGGTGGCTCTCTATGGCTGCGGGCGGATGGGCCAGCTGCTGGCCCATGTCCTGGCCGGCGCCGGCGTCGGGTCCCTGATGCTCTGCGACGGTTCCCCGCTGGATGCCGGGGACCTGGGTGCAGGGACCACGGGCATCACCGGCGTGGGGGCCCCGCGTGCCCGTGCCACGGCCCGGGCCCTGCAGTCGACATACCCGCACCTGGTGGTGGCGGATGCCGCCGGTCGCAGTCCCGACGCAGCGGCCCTGGACATGGCGGTGGTGATGGCAGGCGGCATGCTGCCGCCGCTGGAATCCCTGGCCGTCGATGCCGCGATGCTGCCGGTGCTGTTCACCGATTCGGGAATGCACCTGGGTCCGATGGTCATCGACGGGCTCACCATGTGCGCCGCATGCGCGTGGGAACAATGCGACCCCACGCTGCGGATGCTCGACGCCCGGGAGTCTGCCGCACGGGCACCGGCGTTGCGCCCCGAGGCCTCGCTGGCCGCCGTGGCCGCCGGCCTTGCGGCCATGGCGGTGCTGATGGCCCTGGACCGCATCAATATCCCGGCGGCGGCCGGATCCATGACCGTCTGCGACCTTCCCACCGGCTCCATCACCTCCGTGCCGGCCAGGGCCAGGTCCCGCTGCACCTGCCTGGACCCGCTGGCGGCCTGA